A window of the Gossypium arboreum isolate Shixiya-1 chromosome 2, ASM2569848v2, whole genome shotgun sequence genome harbors these coding sequences:
- the LOC108466180 gene encoding uncharacterized protein LOC108466180, producing MWLCSVRNDAEAAFSMLGEIQRVAFTVFESLFSHINGTKMESKSTNWSLLSKLMSSKCITHEGEATETNEFEKMDAFLCTLIGNKTRKSGKMSNDDAQIELQKLKLSIQDLRDGVECLLRLLVKTRVSILNILSH from the coding sequence ATGTGGCTTTGCTCTGTTAGAAACGATGCTGAGGCCGCATTTAGCATgttgggagagatacaaagagtCGCATTCACAGTGTTTGAGTCCCTCTTTTCTCATATCAATGGCACAAAGATGGAATCAAAATCGACCAATTGGTCTTTGCTGTCCAAGTTGATGAGCTCCAAATGCATAACACATGAGGGAGAAGCAACAGAAACCAATGAATTTGAGAAAATGGATGCATTTTTGTGCACTCTCATTGGTAACAAGACTAGAAAATCTGGTAAAATGAGCAATGATGATGCACAAATtgagttgcagaaattgaagctAAGCATTCAAGATCTTAGAGATGGAGTGGAGTGCTTGTTGAGGCTCTTGGTCAAAACTAGAGTTTCTATTCTCAACATCCTTAGCCATTAG